Proteins encoded in a region of the Thermocaproicibacter melissae genome:
- the leuB gene encoding 3-isopropylmalate dehydrogenase: MRSYRIVLLKGDGIGPEIVTQAALVLQKAGEKFGFGVEFEEALLGGCAIDAVGTPFPQETVEKCKAADATLLGAVGGPKWDSLPGEKRPEAGLLGIRKALGLYANLRPSMIFPQLRSASPLKDSVIGTGLNIMIVRELTGGIYFGERGRKQVDGAEAAYDTEMYTVPEIERIARVGFETARKRKKKLCSVDKANVLESSRLWRKTVERIGKEEYPDVELSHLYVDNCSMQLVRDPKQFDVIVTSNMFGDILSDEASMISGSIGMLPSASLGNGTNGLYEPVHGSAPDIAGTGMANPLATILSAAMMLRISFGEAEAADAVENAVSTALETVRTPDIWTEGIRKVGCEEMGKTVCSFL; encoded by the coding sequence ATGAGGAGCTATCGAATCGTCCTCCTCAAGGGAGATGGAATCGGGCCGGAAATCGTAACGCAGGCCGCGCTGGTTTTGCAGAAGGCGGGGGAGAAGTTCGGTTTCGGCGTGGAGTTTGAGGAAGCTCTTCTCGGCGGCTGTGCCATTGATGCCGTTGGAACCCCCTTTCCCCAAGAAACGGTGGAGAAATGCAAAGCTGCCGATGCCACGCTGCTCGGAGCGGTGGGCGGCCCCAAGTGGGATTCCCTGCCGGGCGAGAAGCGGCCGGAGGCAGGCCTACTCGGTATCCGCAAAGCGCTGGGGCTTTATGCGAACCTGCGCCCGTCGATGATATTTCCGCAGCTTCGCAGCGCATCTCCTCTGAAGGATTCCGTCATCGGAACGGGGCTTAACATTATGATTGTGCGCGAGTTGACGGGCGGCATCTATTTCGGGGAGCGCGGCAGAAAGCAGGTGGACGGTGCAGAAGCCGCCTATGACACCGAAATGTATACCGTGCCCGAAATTGAACGCATCGCCCGTGTCGGTTTTGAAACCGCGCGCAAGCGCAAGAAAAAGCTTTGCAGCGTGGATAAAGCAAACGTGCTGGAATCTTCGCGCCTGTGGCGCAAAACTGTCGAGCGCATCGGAAAGGAAGAATACCCGGATGTGGAGCTTTCCCACCTGTATGTCGACAACTGCTCCATGCAGCTTGTGCGCGACCCGAAGCAGTTCGATGTCATTGTAACGTCGAATATGTTCGGCGATATTCTTTCCGACGAAGCCTCTATGATAAGCGGTTCCATCGGCATGCTTCCCTCTGCAAGCCTCGGAAACGGTACGAATGGGCTATATGAGCCGGTTCACGGCTCTGCCCCCGATATTGCTGGAACGGGAATGGCAAATCCCCTCGCGACGATTCTTTCCGCGGCTATGATGCTCCGAATTTCGTTCGGCGAGGCGGAAGCCGCCGATGCTGTGGAGAACGCGGTTTCCACAGCGCTGGAAACGGTTCGCACGCCGGATATCTGGACGGAAGGGATCAGAAAAGTCGGCTGCGAGGAAATGGGAAAGACAGTCTGCAGTTTCCTTTAA
- the glgA gene encoding glycogen synthase GlgA: MKVLYCASEAVPFASTGGLAKVAGSLPKALRLRLIGCRVVLPLYEDIPQELRDNMKFVTSLSVPVAWRRQYCGVFETRVDNVIFYLLDNQYYFKRHGLYGHYDDAERFAFFSRAVIEMLPCLDFKPDIIHCNDWQTALVPVYYSQFYASKDWFRGIKTILTIHNIQYQGKFSKEILEDVLGFPQSSMPLLEHGNYINLLKGGIECANCVTTVSPTYAKEILDPLFAYGLESILQEHSRKIQGILNGIDVTVYNPETDRDIYANYSADDLTGKAKNKLELQKRLNLRQDVAVPLIGMVTRMVPSKGLDLVEEAIDSLLQKSDAQFVILGSGDWDYENFFKELQQRWPGRVCSCFGFIPELSHKIYAASDIFLMPSKCEPCGHAQLIALRYGTIPVVRETGGLKDSIRDYNDGEGNGFTFQEYDAGRMKEAVERALKAYRDREGWNMLIRRAMACDFSWGHCANEYIRLYRELLKSDGT, translated from the coding sequence TTGAAAGTCTTGTATTGTGCAAGTGAGGCCGTACCGTTTGCTTCAACGGGAGGACTTGCGAAGGTAGCGGGTTCCCTTCCGAAGGCGCTTCGCCTGCGCCTCATCGGCTGCCGGGTTGTTCTGCCACTCTATGAGGACATTCCGCAGGAGCTTCGCGACAACATGAAGTTCGTAACGAGTCTGTCTGTCCCTGTGGCATGGCGCAGACAGTATTGCGGCGTGTTCGAGACTCGTGTGGACAATGTGATTTTTTACCTCCTCGACAATCAGTACTATTTCAAGCGCCACGGCCTTTACGGGCATTACGATGACGCGGAGCGTTTCGCGTTCTTTTCCCGTGCTGTCATCGAAATGCTTCCGTGCCTTGATTTCAAACCGGATATCATCCACTGCAACGACTGGCAGACGGCGCTTGTTCCGGTTTATTACAGTCAGTTCTATGCAAGCAAAGACTGGTTCCGCGGTATAAAGACGATTCTGACGATTCACAACATTCAGTATCAGGGTAAATTCAGCAAAGAGATTTTGGAGGATGTGCTTGGGTTTCCGCAGTCCTCCATGCCGCTACTGGAACACGGAAATTACATCAACCTCCTCAAGGGAGGAATCGAGTGCGCGAACTGCGTTACTACGGTTAGCCCGACCTACGCAAAAGAGATTCTCGACCCGTTGTTCGCTTACGGGTTGGAGAGCATTCTTCAGGAGCACAGCCGGAAAATCCAAGGAATTTTGAACGGAATTGATGTCACCGTTTATAACCCGGAAACGGACCGGGATATTTATGCGAATTACTCAGCAGACGACTTAACCGGAAAAGCAAAGAACAAACTGGAATTGCAGAAACGCCTGAATTTGAGGCAGGATGTTGCCGTTCCGCTCATCGGCATGGTAACCCGAATGGTTCCATCCAAAGGACTTGACCTTGTAGAAGAGGCGATTGATAGCCTGCTTCAGAAATCGGACGCTCAGTTTGTGATTCTCGGTTCCGGAGACTGGGACTATGAGAATTTCTTTAAGGAATTGCAGCAGCGCTGGCCGGGACGTGTCTGCTCATGCTTTGGGTTTATTCCGGAACTGTCGCATAAAATCTATGCTGCGTCCGATATTTTCCTCATGCCGTCAAAGTGTGAGCCTTGCGGTCACGCCCAGTTGATTGCCCTGCGCTACGGAACAATTCCCGTTGTGCGCGAGACCGGCGGCCTGAAAGATTCGATTCGGGATTACAACGATGGGGAAGGCAACGGATTTACCTTCCAAGAGTATGATGCCGGCCGCATGAAAGAAGCGGTTGAGCGCGCGCTGAAAGCCTACCGCGATAGGGAAGGGTGGAACATGCTGATTCGCCGCGCCATGGCATGTGACTTCAGTTGGGGGCATTGCGCAAACGAATATATTCGCCTTTACCGTGAACTCCTGAAAAGCGACGGAACATAA
- the gap gene encoding type I glyceraldehyde-3-phosphate dehydrogenase, whose product MSIKIGINGFGRIGRLVFRAAVAQPETFEIVGINDPFIGLDYMVYMVKYDTMHGHFNGDIKAENGKLVVNGHAIDVFAEKDPSNIPWAKVNAEYVVESTGVFTTTEKASAHLKAGAKKVVISAPAKDKETPTFVCGVNLDTYTKDMKVVSNASCTTNCLAPLAKVINDKFGIVEGLMTTVHSTTATQKTVDGPSMKDWRGGRAASGNIIPSSTGAAKACALVIPSLKGKLTGMSMRVPTLDGSVVDLTCRLEKATTYEEICKAVKEASEGEMKGVLAYTEDAIVSSDILGDPHTSIFDATAGIMLNDHFVKLIAWYDNEWGYSNKVLNLIQHMYKVDHE is encoded by the coding sequence ATGTCCATTAAAATTGGCATTAACGGCTTCGGCCGCATTGGCCGTCTTGTGTTCCGTGCAGCAGTTGCTCAGCCGGAAACATTTGAAATCGTCGGAATCAATGACCCGTTCATTGGCCTCGACTACATGGTTTACATGGTTAAGTACGACACCATGCATGGTCATTTCAACGGCGACATCAAAGCAGAGAACGGCAAGCTGGTCGTAAACGGCCACGCAATTGATGTTTTTGCTGAGAAGGATCCGAGCAACATTCCGTGGGCAAAAGTCAATGCTGAGTATGTTGTTGAATCCACGGGTGTTTTCACAACCACCGAAAAGGCATCCGCTCACCTGAAAGCAGGCGCAAAGAAAGTTGTTATTTCTGCTCCTGCAAAGGATAAAGAAACTCCGACTTTTGTATGCGGCGTCAACCTTGACACCTATACAAAGGATATGAAAGTTGTTTCTAACGCATCCTGCACCACAAACTGCCTTGCTCCGCTGGCAAAGGTCATTAACGACAAGTTCGGCATTGTGGAAGGCCTCATGACCACGGTTCACTCCACCACCGCTACCCAGAAGACGGTTGACGGACCTTCCATGAAGGATTGGCGCGGCGGCCGTGCGGCTTCCGGCAACATCATTCCTTCCTCCACCGGCGCTGCAAAGGCTTGCGCTCTTGTCATCCCGTCCCTGAAGGGCAAACTCACCGGTATGTCCATGCGCGTTCCTACGCTCGATGGCTCCGTTGTTGACTTGACCTGCCGTCTTGAGAAAGCCACCACCTATGAAGAGATCTGCAAGGCTGTCAAAGAAGCATCTGAGGGCGAAATGAAGGGCGTTCTGGCTTACACCGAAGACGCTATCGTTTCTTCCGATATTCTCGGCGATCCGCATACATCGATTTTCGATGCTACTGCCGGCATTATGCTGAACGACCACTTCGTCAAGCTGATTGCTTGGTACGACAATGAGTGGGGTTACAGCAACAAGGTTCTCAACCTCATTCAGCACATGTACAAAGTTGACCACGAATAA
- a CDS encoding citrate/2-methylcitrate synthase, translating to MGTKQEIYSLDKSSPQLKELCEEYRANNRISPKDYELYNVKRGLRNPDGTGVMAGLTLICNVHGYLIADGERIPDEGKLTYRGIDINEIVDGCVRENRFGFEEVAWLLLFGKLPTREQLDHFTKVLSSCRELPEYFAEDMIIKAPSKNVMNKLARSVLALYSYDDNPDDPSLENNMRQSIQLIARLPTIMTYAYQVKRRHYDKQSMYFHPIDPSQSTAESILNAIRPDRVFTDEEAKLLDICMMIHAEHGGGNNSTFATRALSSTGTDIYSAIAAGIGSLKGPRHGGANHRVMMMMNELMEQVKDWKDEDEVAAYLEKILRGEACDHSGLIYGMGHAVYTLSDPRAVILRSHAKKLASEKGMLGKFELFELVEKLAPKVFTKVTGKTKVMCANVDFYSGLVYEMLGIPSDLYTPLFAVSRIAGWCAHRIEEMQTCGRIMRPAYRSLAKNRPYVPLAER from the coding sequence ATGGGAACGAAGCAGGAAATTTATTCTCTGGACAAGTCAAGTCCTCAGCTGAAGGAACTGTGCGAGGAATACCGTGCGAACAATCGGATTTCTCCCAAAGACTATGAACTTTACAATGTCAAACGCGGTTTAAGGAATCCCGACGGTACCGGCGTGATGGCCGGCCTGACGCTGATTTGCAATGTCCACGGATACTTGATTGCGGACGGCGAACGGATTCCCGATGAAGGAAAGCTGACATACCGCGGAATCGACATCAATGAAATCGTAGACGGCTGTGTGCGTGAGAACCGCTTTGGCTTTGAAGAGGTTGCTTGGCTTCTGCTTTTCGGAAAACTTCCAACGCGTGAGCAGCTGGACCACTTCACAAAGGTGTTGAGCAGCTGCCGTGAGCTGCCGGAATATTTTGCGGAAGATATGATTATCAAGGCGCCTTCCAAAAACGTGATGAACAAGCTGGCGCGTTCCGTTCTGGCGCTGTATTCTTATGACGACAACCCGGATGATCCGTCGCTGGAAAACAATATGCGGCAGTCCATCCAGTTAATCGCCCGCCTTCCCACCATTATGACCTACGCCTATCAGGTCAAGCGCAGGCACTATGATAAGCAGAGTATGTATTTTCACCCCATCGACCCATCACAGTCAACTGCCGAGTCGATTCTGAATGCCATCCGGCCCGACCGCGTGTTCACCGATGAGGAGGCAAAGCTGCTCGATATCTGCATGATGATTCATGCGGAGCACGGCGGCGGCAACAACTCCACTTTTGCAACGCGCGCCCTCTCCTCAACCGGAACGGATATCTACTCCGCAATTGCCGCAGGCATCGGTTCGCTCAAGGGGCCTCGCCACGGCGGAGCAAACCATCGCGTCATGATGATGATGAATGAACTGATGGAGCAGGTGAAAGACTGGAAGGATGAAGATGAAGTTGCGGCTTATCTGGAAAAAATCCTGAGAGGCGAGGCTTGCGACCACAGCGGCCTCATTTACGGCATGGGACATGCAGTCTACACCCTATCCGACCCGCGCGCGGTCATCCTGCGTTCGCATGCAAAGAAACTTGCCAGCGAAAAAGGAATGCTCGGCAAATTTGAGCTTTTCGAGCTTGTTGAGAAGCTCGCCCCGAAAGTCTTTACCAAGGTTACGGGCAAGACAAAGGTCATGTGTGCAAATGTGGATTTCTATTCCGGCCTCGTGTATGAGATGCTCGGAATCCCCAGCGATCTTTACACACCGCTTTTCGCGGTATCCCGCATCGCTGGATGGTGCGCGCACCGTATCGAAGAAATGCAAACCTGCGGAAGAATCATGCGTCCTGCCTATCGTTCCCTTGCAAAGAACAGACCGTATGTGCCCCTTGCAGAAAGATAA
- a CDS encoding helix-turn-helix domain-containing protein yields MNSSFGRIITLLRKERGYSQKKVAADLSISQALLSHYEKGIRECGLDFVVKVADYYDVSCDYLLGRTPHRSGATISVEDIPEPDAAGKENIMHGAGSLLPVLNKKLIANSLNVLYGCLQKFNCRALTTEISAYLNLAVYRAFRMLYSANAKNPQGLFSVPLRQGDGYATAAQEIALSNAESLLAGEKVENLEPVAKGQAPALSPEKINEEYPLFASSLFNLIQSSENRMGAKKGQN; encoded by the coding sequence ATGAACAGCAGCTTTGGGCGAATTATAACGCTGTTGAGAAAAGAACGGGGATACAGTCAGAAAAAAGTAGCCGCTGACTTGTCCATCTCACAAGCGCTTCTTTCGCATTACGAAAAGGGAATCCGCGAATGCGGGCTTGATTTCGTTGTCAAAGTAGCAGATTATTACGATGTATCGTGCGATTATCTGCTGGGCAGAACTCCTCACCGCAGCGGCGCTACCATCTCGGTTGAAGATATTCCCGAGCCGGATGCCGCAGGGAAGGAAAATATCATGCACGGAGCCGGAAGCTTGCTGCCGGTGCTCAACAAAAAGCTGATTGCAAATTCCCTAAACGTTCTTTACGGCTGTCTGCAGAAGTTTAACTGCAGAGCATTGACGACCGAAATTTCCGCCTACTTGAATCTTGCTGTTTACCGTGCTTTCCGGATGCTGTATTCAGCCAATGCGAAGAACCCGCAGGGGCTGTTCTCTGTTCCGCTAAGGCAGGGAGACGGATATGCTACCGCAGCGCAGGAAATTGCCCTGAGCAATGCCGAATCCCTTCTGGCCGGCGAAAAAGTGGAAAATCTCGAACCTGTTGCCAAGGGACAGGCTCCAGCCTTATCCCCCGAAAAAATCAACGAGGAATACCCGCTGTTTGCTTCTTCGCTGTTTAACCTCATCCAAAGTTCTGAAAATCGGATGGGTGCCAAAAAAGGTCAGAATTGA
- the leuA gene encoding 2-isopropylmalate synthase yields MYQGCKKYIPFHPISLPDRQWPDKVIDKPPIWCSVDLRDGNQALVDPMNLEEKLLFFQTLVDIGFKEIEVGFPSASETEYEILRTLIEKNFIPDDVTIQVLVQAREHLIRKTFEAIRGAKNVIVHFYNSTSTLQRKVVFKTDMQGVINIAVEGAKLIKKLTDEETAKSGINIRYEYSPESFSGTEIENSILICEKVMEVLEPTPEHKLILNLPNTVELATPNCYADQIEYFSRHIKNRDSIILSIHPHNDRGTAIAATELGIMAGAERVEGTLFGNGERTGNADIMVTAMNMYSQGVDPGLDFSHISDIRRMYEKCTKMKVHERHPYAGDLVFTAFSGSHQDAISKGEKYMASGATQYWEVPYLPIDPADVGRQYEPIIRINSQSGKGGAAFVLEQSFGFELPKAMHPEFGALVKNACDKAGRELKAEEVYEIFRKNYIDVHAPYNLKKYRLHDAGEGEVGTQVRFEGVIRFGHEDHIIGGTGNGPISAFFNALRSVGITDYQFVTYRENAISSGADSQAVSYIHLTAPDGSPAFGVGIDNNISLASIKGIICAINRAEQKKKGEMPV; encoded by the coding sequence ATGTATCAAGGCTGCAAAAAGTACATCCCGTTTCATCCGATTTCGTTGCCGGACCGCCAGTGGCCGGATAAGGTCATTGACAAGCCGCCCATCTGGTGCAGTGTGGATCTTCGCGACGGCAATCAGGCTCTCGTGGATCCGATGAATCTGGAAGAAAAACTACTCTTTTTCCAGACGCTTGTTGATATCGGCTTCAAAGAAATCGAGGTCGGGTTCCCCTCCGCCTCCGAAACGGAATATGAAATTCTTCGCACTCTAATTGAAAAGAACTTTATTCCGGACGACGTGACGATTCAGGTGTTGGTGCAGGCGCGTGAGCATCTGATTCGCAAGACGTTTGAAGCAATCCGCGGCGCGAAAAATGTAATCGTGCATTTCTATAACTCCACTTCCACCCTGCAGCGCAAGGTCGTGTTCAAAACCGATATGCAGGGGGTCATCAACATTGCGGTGGAAGGCGCAAAGCTGATTAAAAAACTGACCGATGAAGAAACCGCAAAGAGCGGCATCAACATCCGCTACGAGTATTCTCCGGAGAGCTTTTCGGGAACAGAAATCGAGAACTCCATTCTCATCTGCGAAAAAGTCATGGAAGTGCTTGAGCCTACGCCGGAGCACAAGCTGATTCTGAACCTGCCGAACACGGTGGAATTGGCAACGCCGAACTGCTACGCAGACCAGATTGAATATTTCAGCCGGCACATCAAAAACCGTGACAGCATTATCCTCAGCATCCACCCGCACAATGACAGAGGAACGGCAATCGCCGCAACGGAGCTCGGCATTATGGCAGGCGCCGAACGCGTGGAGGGTACCCTGTTCGGCAACGGTGAGCGCACCGGTAATGCCGATATCATGGTAACTGCCATGAATATGTATTCGCAGGGGGTAGACCCGGGCCTTGATTTTTCCCATATTTCGGACATTCGCCGCATGTATGAAAAATGCACGAAGATGAAGGTCCATGAGCGTCACCCGTATGCGGGAGACCTTGTTTTCACAGCGTTCTCCGGTTCCCACCAAGACGCCATCAGCAAAGGTGAAAAGTATATGGCCTCGGGCGCCACGCAGTATTGGGAGGTTCCGTACCTGCCCATTGATCCGGCGGATGTGGGGCGTCAGTATGAACCGATTATCCGCATCAACAGCCAGTCCGGCAAAGGCGGCGCCGCGTTTGTATTGGAGCAGAGTTTCGGCTTTGAACTGCCTAAGGCGATGCATCCGGAATTCGGTGCTCTCGTCAAGAATGCATGCGACAAGGCCGGCCGCGAGCTGAAGGCGGAAGAGGTTTACGAAATTTTCCGCAAGAATTATATTGATGTTCACGCACCGTACAACCTGAAAAAATATCGCCTCCACGACGCAGGCGAAGGCGAGGTCGGCACGCAGGTGCGCTTTGAAGGCGTCATCCGCTTCGGCCACGAGGACCACATCATCGGCGGAACAGGCAACGGCCCAATCAGCGCGTTCTTCAATGCGCTCCGCTCAGTCGGCATCACGGATTACCAGTTTGTCACTTACCGTGAAAATGCTATCAGTTCGGGCGCTGATTCTCAGGCAGTCTCCTATATTCATCTGACTGCACCGGACGGATCTCCCGCATTCGGCGTCGGTATCGACAACAATATCAGCCTCGCTTCCATTAAGGGCATCATCTGTGCCATCAACCGCGCAGAACAGAAAAAGAAGGGAGAAATGCCCGTATGA
- a CDS encoding histidine phosphatase family protein has translation MKSYTIHLIRHGLTAGNAEGRYIGSTDLPLSAEGIKRLKKLAKKAPYPKADVYFCSPLKRCTQTMKILYPEAKPILMNDLRECDFGEWEGKTAKEIAAKDPAFARWIAGEGKEVVPPGGESGAQFFQRTCAAFEKIVKGLMTSGITSAVIVAHGGSLMSILSAYGLPRAEFYDWMTESGCGYSMRIMPDLWMRSMVGEVYAKIPETEKKDPGNGVMLIDLAREAAEHAFGHKENEKGEKE, from the coding sequence TTGAAATCTTATACAATTCATTTGATTCGCCACGGCCTGACAGCCGGAAATGCCGAGGGCCGCTACATTGGCAGCACCGATCTGCCGCTTTCCGCCGAAGGGATCAAACGCCTTAAGAAGCTCGCTAAAAAAGCGCCGTATCCGAAGGCAGATGTCTATTTCTGCAGCCCGCTCAAGCGCTGCACTCAGACCATGAAGATTCTCTACCCCGAAGCCAAGCCGATTCTGATGAATGACCTTCGCGAGTGCGATTTTGGCGAATGGGAAGGAAAGACCGCAAAGGAGATTGCGGCAAAAGACCCTGCCTTTGCGCGCTGGATTGCCGGTGAAGGCAAGGAAGTTGTTCCTCCGGGAGGAGAAAGCGGCGCGCAGTTCTTCCAGCGCACCTGCGCCGCCTTTGAGAAAATCGTCAAGGGCCTTATGACTTCGGGCATCACTTCTGCTGTCATTGTGGCACACGGAGGTTCGCTGATGTCCATTCTTTCCGCCTATGGCCTGCCGCGCGCCGAATTCTACGACTGGATGACCGAGAGTGGATGCGGCTACTCTATGCGCATCATGCCTGACCTGTGGATGCGCTCCATGGTTGGCGAGGTTTATGCAAAGATTCCCGAAACCGAAAAGAAGGATCCAGGCAACGGCGTCATGCTGATTGATCTAGCCCGAGAAGCGGCGGAACATGCGTTCGGCCACAAAGAGAATGAAAAAGGAGAAAAAGAATAA
- a CDS encoding DUF6171 family protein: MERIPCRKCLDKDMTEEEYRSLIGRYIDAIAEDRRTPEEEYSRRLKICSTCKRLTGGMCLLCGCFAEVRAAVKDRHCAEVPAKW, from the coding sequence ATGGAACGCATTCCGTGCCGTAAATGCCTCGACAAGGACATGACGGAGGAAGAATACCGCAGCCTTATCGGGCGATACATTGACGCAATCGCCGAGGACAGACGCACCCCCGAGGAGGAATACAGCCGCAGACTGAAAATCTGCAGCACCTGCAAAAGACTTACGGGAGGGATGTGCCTCCTCTGCGGATGTTTTGCGGAAGTGCGGGCTGCCGTGAAGGACCGTCATTGTGCCGAGGTACCTGCAAAATGGTAA